TGGGTAAAGGTGGATCAAAATGGCCTTCTTGATAGGTGCTTGTCAGTCTCCCAACGTCTTCGGTTTTGAACAAGTGATCAATCATTTGCTGCAATCAACAACCAACATGTACATTATCCAACTAGTCCTTAAATCCTAATCTGAAACCAATACAAAGCAGTTGGAGGTCTCAATCCTGTGTAAAAACACGTTGTGTTAATCAGTTTTCCTTTCGAGACCTTGATCCAATTCACTCAGTTTCTTGTTCATCTCCAACTTTATAACACTTCTTTCCATAACTGCAACAAATTTTAACCTTCACAACAGACTAGCAAGAGCTTCGTGGTTGCTTTCATGCGCAGCTCTGTGACTGGCTCAAGAAACTTAGGAACTGTTCAATAGAATTCAAAGAGGAAGTAGGTCGAAAGCACCAATATAAACAGAAACACTGCAATGGAATCAAAGAAATGCACATATTAACTTAATTTCGTACAGACAATAAATTAAGAATTGAAAAGACATACGAGACATCAACTTCTCCTTATAATCAAATGTGACGTGGTCCATAAGCTTAAGGGaatcaacatatattttcagTACACAAGTATAGAAACTTCAAATTGTAAACTACAAATGCTAGGACTTACTACTGCACATGTTCAAGAATCACTCCAAGATCGGAACTTGCAAATTCCACGACGATCCTCCGCAAAAGAATTGCGAATAGACACTACCATTTGTAGCACAGCAGGAACACAAGCCAATTCTTCGTGCAGCTCCTTCAAAGTTGAAATATCAATTAGCGTACATATTGGGTTGAAAGTGCAACAGAAGAGACAGTCATGGAATACCAATTCAGCAAGACGTTTCTCGATGCCCCCACCACTTGCATCAGTAGGCATGAATATCTTCCTGTAAGCTGTTCTGAGGCTCCTGATCTATACACTCTAAAAAAATACAGAATTAGAACAAAGAAAGTATTCAATGAAGTTAGGCTGAAACaccacaaaataattctttccttttttttttctttctcaaccCCTCCTCCTCCCCCTCTCCTTCTAAGTACTCAAATGCCGTAAATTCTTAATCCAACATCCTCACTGAGGCGGGACTAGGATGAAAAGTTCAAAAAAGAATCTTAATATATCCTCTTTAAGTATCATTGAAGAGGTAAGAATATAATGAAGATCTCAATTACAAACAAAGTCCTCAAACATATATAAGCTCTGCAGATACGTAAACTGCAACATTGAGGGGAGAAAATGTACTAATCACCAGTTTTACAGgaaaaaaccaaaatttgaaattattgcaGCATGTAAAGTGTTTTGACCTATAGGTCAGTAAACAGCAGCACGTAAATTGTCCATCTTTTCTTACAGAATAGGGAACAGTTCAAAATGCCAGAAAATACAGCTATCAAGAAGCAATTTAACTGAAAGCCACAACCTCAGTATCTGAGAATCCACGTCGTCGAAGACCTTCCAAATTCAAACCACGAAGTTCAGCTCTCTCTCCAGACACCATCATGTATCTTGGGACATCTTGCGAAACCTTCAAAAAGATATTGCAAAGGTATCAGGTACATTCTACACAGGAGAGGTTAAGTCTTTCTATTGTCTTAATTAATCTTGCATTTAGGACATTTTTTTAATTCCTTCAGCATAAGCAAAAGAATATGAATTGATGAAGTATATAGTCATGCCCAACAAAAAACATCCTGAAGCTATGAACGCTCAATACTAAGTTTCCCATGTCTTGTTAGATGGGGTATGCAGCAAGGAAAATCTCAGTTCTGCATTTTTGCAGGACCACATACACCAACATGCATCAAGTTGAATTCATTTCCAAGCAATGGGATTGGATTATAATTGACTTTGCTTTACGCTACATGTGTCTTACATATACACTATTCATATAACAAGAACTgttataaagaaaagaaaagaactttACCACTGAACCACCACCAATGAAAGAAAAGGAACTGATACGGCAAAATTGATGAACAACAATGGCCCCTGCAGTATGAGCATAGTCCTGCAAGTGCAATACTTAGTCAGGTTTTAATAAGATATTGCAAAGTATGAGAAATCAATAAGGACTTGCCTCCACAACCACATGGCCTGCTAGAAGACTATTATTTGCAAATATGTTATTGTTACCAACTTTGCAGTCATGGGCAATATGACATGACCCCATTATCAGATTGTTATTACCAATGACCTGATCACAAATGGACATTAGATTGTTATAGAAAAAATGGTAGCCTGGGACCATTCACAGATTTGAAAAGGAAGAAACACTCGTCATACTCCCTTACTGTTTTATCATTTGGCTTTGAAGATAGATGGACAGAAGTATGTTCCCTGATATCATTATTGTCACCAATCTCTAAAAAGGATTCATCTCCTGCCTAACATCATGGATAAAATAGGATATATCAATTTAAAACAGCCACATTAGATTAGAAACTAGTAAAACCAAATGAAGGCTAGCATAAGTGTAGACTATACAAATCAATTCCTGGATAATAGTCACGATACAGACTACCAATGAtgacaaagaagaaaagaatgatGCTGGGCTCTCAGTAATATTGATGAGAATAATAAATGCAGAATATTTGCACTGTGCAACATACCAATTATTCTTCCAAATGAGAGTGTTTGGGGATGTTCCAGTTTTTCATAGGATGCAGATCAGAAGTACTTTCAaggggagaagaagagaaagaagaaacaacCAACGGACACTTATGATACAAGCTAGCTTGCTCTTGCAACTCAATTGGAATAATAATCGGGTTACACAAAAATAGAGATACCTCCATGAAGACACACAATGTTCATCCTACTTGTTTCACAGCCCCATAAAGAAACACATGCTCGTGTTGAGTATAAGTTATGTGTCTTAGTCCAAGGACACCGGGTTAGAACTAATTTCATATGTCTTGAAGCTCTCATAAGCATTGCCTATGATTGATATGGATGTATGCATGAAGAGCACAGTTACTAAATTATATTTGCTCAAGGAGACAAGTTTTATATGATTGAGGAAATGCGTGGTTTCTCCTAGTAGATAATTGCCCTTCACTCAGCTTCAACCAACATATTGGGCATCATTGAAACAAACTAGCCATTCAGGTCTAATTTCCTTAAAAAACTAATGACCATTGACATGAAAAGGTGCAACTGAAAAAATTGATCTGTCACGgcatatcaatatatatatacatacatatatatgtcaAGCTCTTTAAAACAACAGCTACAAGTTTATCATGATCATATcattcattaataataattaaaaaaatacacgACCAACACTAAATGAAAGTAGAAACTAACCCTGTATTTCATGTCTTGACATTTTATACCAACTACAGAATGATGCCCTATGAAATTGTTGCGTCCAATGACAGTGCGCCCAGGAATATCATCTCCAACCACAGCTCCACTGCTCAAGAATACGATCATGTCAAAGGGGAAAACTGTCACACATTGTCCAGACAACAGCAAAACAGGATGTGATCTCACGTCATCAAAACACACTGGTCCCCAATTTCAGTATTTCCAAAAATGTGACTTCCAGGATATAGCTGACAAGCATTACCCAACTTCACAGATGATCCAACCGTACAAAACGGTCCAATTGAAACGCCCTACACACCAGTAAGGCGCAGTTACAATTCTCCAAAACCCAGTCAAGAAATTGAAATACCAAATCCAACATTCTtttattccttcttttttcttttttaaaatagaattcCACAATATGTAACCAAAAGATCAGTTTAATCAAACAGGTGCAATTCTTATTTTGGTTAATTATAGTCTTAGCAAAACGAACACAGCGCTAAGTTTCGAATCCAGAAAACATAAACCACACTAACCGAGGAAAGAACAAGATACCGCAATCAACTCAGCCATTACCTGACCTAAAACGGCATCCGGATGAACAACCGCAGTGGGGTGAATAAAACTAGGTCTTTGTCCAAGCGTGGCATTTTCTTTGCTCTCCCCCGAAACATCTGTATAAACGAACATTCAAATTCACAGCCAACTGGCCAAGTGCAagaattatacaaaaattatacacacatatatatgaggAGAGATGTTACCAAGAAGTGAAGAAGTGGAGAAGCGTCGGAGAGAGAGAGCGCTGAAAGCAGAAGACAACAACTGCCTCCGAACGCGGAGAAGCGAAGACGCCGGCGACGACATCGGAATACTTGGGGGTATGGCTCCTCCTTTGACGCTATGTAGAATCCTGGAAATCGATCTGAACCGTTGATTGCGTGATCGATGCTGCTTTTGCATATTTTGCATTTTTGTAACTATGGAACGCATAttcatataaaacaaaaattgtggatcacattaataaatatttttttcctaaatatatataatctatatatatatctatattctatatatatatataaaagtaggatagtttgaaaaaataatttccccccaaaacttgcattaataatttgtatttagtacttattgtattaataatttatgtttaataatttacattaataatttaaaattttcaattgttttgaaataataagtactaattactgtaaaattaataataaattttaactacatgaatttttcaatactaatcatggattttttaatatattattatattaatattaaatatttaattaatccatcaatcaataaaaaaatattatttatgagaaatatgaatagacacttaaagtattaattaagtcataaaaaattatctaataaataaaattttatctttatataatataataatgtataatatattatattaaaatagaatagtttgtaattttttttcccttcaaaaATTTGTCAAGTtgtttttgcctctaaaatttatattaaatttacatgaattttctaaaaattattaataaacaacttaaactattaattaattcatacaaaattatccatttatttaaagtcttgtttttatatctttattctatatatataatattaaaataggaTAATCAGATAAAGTATTTtaccaagtgtcaatcaatgatgaattttttccttaaaaaacttgtattaaattaaatgtagtgattaattaattattaattttattttaataattatattatagtcttgaaaatgtaatatcttaacaaattcataaactttaaatattaattactaattaatatttaaagtatcacatttttaagactatcggagaaatcaaaatttatatttttaaagttttgttattattcaaaaacttattcttactcacatttaagaattttaatttatatttataatatagtaAATAGAAAATGACGAATGTCTTTGagtggatatattataaattttataatatttatttataaataaatataatataataaataaataaaattataagtattttgctaagtgacctacttaatgtgttaattattctttagcaTATTGAATGGTGACATATTGAATTAAGAGTGTTCTTcgttaatatattaaataatgaataattaattaaacttaaattttgataaaagactgagtattaaaagaaagaaaaaattgtaattatcaattctattagaattatttaaaataacaagattaaccttttatatttaaattaaactttcttgTGTATTGCATGGGTTTACCCCTAGTTATTCATAATAATCCAATCAACTATAACTCAAAGTGTAAAAAAtactattataaattaaaataattgatgaaataaaattaatattatcgACTTTacctaataaattttaattttaatatgttatcATACTCTAATATTGTTATGCTCAAGAATGAGCTCAAATCCTAGGAAAAAGACTCATAACTCATTGAGAAAACTGAGCTCACGGTCTATTGAAAGACTCGAGATTGAGTAATTTGGGAGAGAGACTATCAAGTGATTGACTGAGAATGTTAGTTGATTAATTGAAAGGCTGAGTCGATTGATTAAGAAATTAGTTGAATGACTGAGAGGTTAGTTGAGTGACTGATTGAAAGACTAAGAGATCGACTGACTTCACATTGAGAGGCTCtcatctctataaataggagaagaatGCTTTACATAGATCTTCCTATCTAAGAAATCAATTGTTCATCGAAGAATGCGATCTTTCTGATAtccttctatttataaataagataTTTCTCTTCTAATTAAAGTATGACCAGGCAAGGGTTAGGTACGTATGTTGCAAAACTTATTCTACATACCAATATTCTTAGTCTTTAGTGGTTTAGATGCAATGCGAACATTGGTATTGAActataaccccccccccccccccccccccccgaaacATAGTCTCACAATCAAAGGTAGGGGTAAGGCAAAAATGTCGCAAAGCTCATTTTAGGGGTGagcaaaattttgattaaatcaaaatagCTTAACCAAATTGTTTGAAATTAGTTGTTCAATTCATAGACTAGTTCAGTTTGATTtctaaatttgagtttttcaattattttggttCAATTTAGTCTCTCTATTgagaaaaactaaaataatcgaaccaattaaaatataaaaaatgatatcattttttttatcaaaatttgttGATTCggttttcttatttcaatttaattgaaattttgctCTCCCCTGATTACTTCTATCTACTTGCACTttgttgttttctattttttcaaatctttcccattattttcaaaattttttatttgagcaACTATTCTGTCagttggtttgatttttgaaaaaatgtccAGTCTATTTGATTTGAGCAATTCGGACAACTATGTAATGAACCAACCAAATGCTCACTCTTATAGCTCATTCTGCACACCAGGGTCCTTAAAGTACTCAGCCTCAACCTATAAAAATGCTCATTAGGCACACCAAGGTCCTTAAAGTACTCAACCTCGACCTATAAATGTACATAAATATAGCAAGTAAAGCCACAGGACTCAAAACTGCCATACACTGCAACTACTTCCATTGTCATTGTTCAACAAATAAGAGTGAACAATTCTCAACTCTGCAGCTTATTACAGCTATACAAACAATGACAAATCTCTAGTGGCAAGGTCTAGACAACAATGGAGGGGAGAATGTTACTGTTGCCATGCAGATTCTATACAGTTACTGCTTCTCACTCGCTCGGTTTTCCTCCCCAAGTTGGCCGCCTATGGCGTAGCATCTCCAAGAAACCGTTTAATAGGTGGCTCTACACCACTGAACAGTTAATGCTTTTGTTTCCAGCCACAGCCTTGGCAGTTTTCCAACATCTTGTCCAAAGGTCGATGCGCGATTAGTTCATGATATCGCCTTCTAACATTCGCAGTACCTATTGCCAAAACACGAAACAGCATATCAGGAATCCAAGTGATAAAGAACTACCTTCAATGGTGTAGCTGATGATCGAAAACACATTGAGAATTTCGTAGGCTCCATATGGCCTGATGAACAGAATTCGAGCAAAGAATATGATGAACATGTCTTCCAAGACAAGAGCCTTCTAGAAAATTCATGCAACACAAAGGTAGTTCTTTCTCTTCAAAACATGAAATGCCTTGTTCGTTTTGTGTTTTCTACCATGTCCATGTCCTCACTTTGTTCTCAACGATATGGGAATGCATAGTTACACTGTTCTCCATAATGTATGAGAAACTTTATGAAATGAGTTTTGAGTTTCTGTACCTGGGACATGCGGGGCCTGAGCTGAGGATCCCGCCTTATGCACAAGGACGCACAGCGCAGCATAGAACGAACCTCTTGCTCTGAGTAGCAGTTACTCAAGCGTGGATCGATAAGTTGTTCAATAGCATGTTTCTCGAGCAAGGGTCGTGCCTATTCCACCGTAAACATGAGCAACAACCAAAGATGATGATACTTCAACAAAAACGtactatcattttctttttcatgttatacTTAAATCATGAAGAATATCATTTGTTGAGTACTGATGTGTGAGTTCTATGACCATACCCATTCAGTTAGACACTGCTGCCCCTTGGGCCGATTTACATCCACAGCTTTCCGTCCAGTGACCAGTTCCACCAACACTACCCCGAAGGAATAAACGTCAGCCTTTTCAGTGATTTGGCCACTTTGAGCATATTCTGGGGACAGGTACCTACATGGAAGGAGGATAGGTGATTTAAAATGCTTTACTTGCACAAAATCTACAATTGCAATACAGAAAACAAACTTATATGTGTACCCAAAAGTCCCAATTATTCTTGTTTCGACGCCCAAATCTCCATCTGGTTGCCACCTTGctagcccaaaatctccaacCTACAAATTGGATTTTAACATTGCTATTGACAGAAGAAGGAAGATCATGCACTATGTCTTTGATAGAAAAAAAGTTGGATATCAAGAATGATGGAGTGCTTCTTTGTCACAACCTAGGCACCACCTTCTAAAAGGTTAATGCCTAACCCGGACTTAAATAGCCCAGCACCCCCTCCTAGCCAgctgatgtgggattcgccaAGGTCACTCACCAACTACAACGCACTGAGTCCACCCCCCCCCTTCGGACACATGCGTCCCTGCACGAGATGGCCCCACCATTTGGTAACAAGAGGTCTGATATCACCTGTCACGATCTGGACACCACCTTCTAAAAAGTTGATGCCTATCCCGGATTTAAATAGCCCAGCATCCCTTCCTGGCCAGCCGATGTAGGATTCAACCAAGGTCACTCACTGGTTAAACTAACAGTTGAAGGTCGCTCACTGGTTAAACTACCGGTCGAACCGGTAGTTTAATCGGTGAGCGACCTTGGCTAAATCCCACATCGACTGGGCAGGAGGGGGGGCTGGGCCATTTAAGCGCAGTGGGGGGTGGATGTCCTTTTGAGGACAGTCACTGATCTGCACGTGTGCGCTCGGGTCCCCATACCCAGGTGTTACATTGTTACAGTTGATGATTAATCCTTAGACAATATTTTAGGGCCAAACTTGGGATTGCCAGTCCTTAAACCCATGATGAACTTCTCAATATTGACTCTCCAAATGTAGAAACATGTCACTCACCTATGACGGGGCACGTTCACAAGTGAACTGTAGAGCCTGAACTGTTCTATAGATTAA
The sequence above is a segment of the Diospyros lotus cultivar Yz01 chromosome 7, ASM1463336v1, whole genome shotgun sequence genome. Coding sequences within it:
- the LOC127806796 gene encoding probable acyl-[acyl-carrier-protein]--UDP-N-acetylglucosamine O-acyltransferase, mitochondrial isoform X2; translation: MSSPASSLLRVRRQLLSSAFSALSLRRFSTSSLLDVSGESKENATLGQRPSFIHPTAVVHPDAVLGQGVSIGPFCTVGSSVKLGNACQLYPGSHIFGNTEIGDQCVLMTGAVVGDDIPGRTVIGRNNFIGHHSVVGIKCQDMKYRAGDESFLEIGDNNDIREHTSVHLSSKPNDKTVIGNNNLIMGSCHIAHDCKVGNNNIFANNSLLAGHVVVEDYAHTAGAIVVHQFCRISSFSFIGGGSVVSQDVPRYMMVSGERAELRGLNLEGLRRRGFSDTEIRSLRTAYRKIFMPTDASGGGIEKRLAELELHEELACVPAVLQMVVSIRNSFAEDRRGICKFRSWSDS
- the LOC127806796 gene encoding probable acyl-[acyl-carrier-protein]--UDP-N-acetylglucosamine O-acyltransferase, mitochondrial isoform X1; translation: MSSPASSLLRVRRQLLSSAFSALSLRRFSTSSLLDVSGESKENATLGQRPSFIHPTAVVHPDAVLGQGVSIGPFCTVGSSVKLGNACQLYPGSHIFGNTEIGDQCVLMTGAVVGDDIPGRTVIGRNNFIGHHSVVGIKCQDMKYRAGDESFLEIGDNNDIREHTSVHLSSKPNDKTVIGNNNLIMGSCHIAHDCKVGNNNIFANNSLLAGHVVVEDYAHTAGAIVVHQFCRISSFSFIGGGSVVSQDVPRYMMVSGERAELRGLNLEGLRRRGFSDTEIRSLRTAYRKIFMPTDASGGGIEKRLAELVFHDCLFCCTFNPICTLIDISTLKELHEELACVPAVLQMVVSIRNSFAEDRRGICKFRSWSDS
- the LOC127806796 gene encoding probable acyl-[acyl-carrier-protein]--UDP-N-acetylglucosamine O-acyltransferase, mitochondrial isoform X3; its protein translation is MSSPASSLLRVRRQLLSSAFSALSLRRFSTSSLLDVSGESKENATLGQRPSFIHPTAVVHPDAVLGQGVSIGPFCTVGSSVKLGNACQLYPGSHIFGNTEIGDQCVLMTGAVVGDDIPGRTVIGRNNFIGHHSVVGIKCQDMKYRDYAHTAGAIVVHQFCRISSFSFIGGGSVVSQDVPRYMMVSGERAELRGLNLEGLRRRGFSDTEIRSLRTAYRKIFMPTDASGGGIEKRLAELVFHDCLFCCTFNPICTLIDISTLKELHEELACVPAVLQMVVSIRNSFAEDRRGICKFRSWSDS
- the LOC127806796 gene encoding probable acyl-[acyl-carrier-protein]--UDP-N-acetylglucosamine O-acyltransferase, mitochondrial isoform X4, producing the protein MSSPASSLLRVRRQLLSSAFSALSLRRFSTSSLLDVSGESKENATLGQRPSFIHPTAVVHPDAVLGQGVSIGPFCTVGSSVKLGNACQLYPGSHIFGNTEIGDQCVLMTGAVVGDDIPGRTVIGRNNFIGHHSVVGIKCQDMKYRAGDESFLEIGDNNDIREHTSVHLSSKPNDKTVIGNNNLIMGSCHIAHDCKVGNNNIFANNSLLAGHVVVEDYAHTAGAIVVHQFCRISSFSFIGGGSVVSQDVPRYMMVSGERAELRGLNLEGLRRRGFSDTESV